One window of the Lactococcus lactis genome contains the following:
- a CDS encoding arginine repressor, whose translation MKREDRLNFIAQFIRENEIKTQEELVNILLTHGIDVTQATVSRDIKSLALIKVPAESGGYRYDLPKNKEVLQSSLHKALAFDAITGTKIKDNMLWILANPGTTSLVKNYLLEEYSDDIFSIIIDDDSALVIFETEEDAKNLYNLLTEF comes from the coding sequence ATGAAAAGAGAAGACCGATTAAACTTTATTGCTCAATTTATCCGTGAAAACGAAATTAAAACGCAAGAAGAACTTGTGAATATCCTCTTAACTCATGGAATTGACGTTACTCAAGCGACCGTTTCCCGCGATATTAAATCACTTGCCCTAATCAAGGTGCCAGCTGAATCTGGTGGTTATCGTTATGATTTACCAAAAAACAAGGAAGTTTTACAGTCAAGCCTTCATAAAGCCTTAGCTTTTGATGCAATTACGGGAACAAAAATCAAAGATAATATGCTCTGGATTCTTGCTAATCCAGGGACAACAAGTCTTGTGAAAAATTATCTTTTGGAAGAATATAGCGATGATATTTTTTCAATCATTATTGATGATGATAGTGCTTTAGTTATTTTTGAAACAGAAGAAGATGCTAAAAATCTTTATAATTTACTGACAGAATTTTAA
- a CDS encoding polyprenyl synthetase family protein, producing MDTKILKLEDFLTEFYESAEFPTGLAESAKYSLLAGGKRIRPLLFLNLLEAFDLELSKAHYHVAAALEMIHTGSLIHDDLPAMDNDDYRRGQLTNHKKFDEATAILAGDTLFFDPFFILSTADLSAEIIVALTRELAFASGSYGMVAGQILDMAGEGKELTLAEIEQIHRLKTGRLLTFPFVAAGIVAQKSTDEVEKLRQVGQILGLAFQIRDDILDVTETFAELGKTPGKDILEEKSTYVAHLGLEGAKKSLTGNLSEVKKLLTDLSVTDSSEIFKIIEQLEVK from the coding sequence ATGGATACGAAAATACTAAAGTTAGAAGACTTTTTAACTGAATTTTATGAAAGCGCTGAATTTCCAACTGGCTTAGCCGAATCAGCAAAATATTCTTTATTGGCAGGCGGTAAACGAATTCGCCCCCTCCTTTTTTTAAACCTATTAGAGGCTTTTGATTTAGAATTGAGTAAGGCTCATTATCATGTGGCAGCCGCACTTGAGATGATTCATACGGGTTCTTTAATCCATGATGACTTACCAGCAATGGATAATGATGATTATCGTCGAGGGCAGTTAACTAATCACAAGAAATTTGACGAGGCAACTGCAATTTTAGCTGGTGATACTTTATTTTTTGACCCTTTCTTTATCCTTTCAACTGCTGATTTATCCGCAGAAATAATAGTAGCGTTGACGCGTGAATTGGCCTTTGCTTCAGGTTCTTATGGAATGGTTGCGGGTCAAATCTTGGATATGGCTGGTGAAGGAAAAGAGTTGACATTGGCTGAAATTGAGCAGATTCATCGCTTGAAAACTGGGCGACTTTTAACTTTTCCTTTTGTAGCTGCTGGAATTGTTGCTCAAAAATCAACGGATGAAGTTGAAAAACTTCGTCAAGTGGGACAAATTTTAGGATTGGCTTTTCAAATTCGAGATGATATTTTAGATGTCACAGAAACTTTTGCTGAGCTTGGAAAAACACCAGGTAAGGATATTTTAGAGGAAAAATCAACATATGTTGCTCATTTAGGACTTGAGGGAGCAAAAAAATCACTGACAGGAAATTTGTCAGAAGTTAAAAAATTACTGACAGACTTATCAGTTACTGACAGCTCTGAAATTTTTAAAATTATTGAGCAATTGGAAGTGAAATAA
- a CDS encoding KxYKxGKxW signal peptide domain-containing protein, with translation MIKIRPEVTTVTSKSHFRTWKSGKSWLFATSALAIIIVSGTITDQNVKADTAIDGSQQISGITEVTSYSALASSTNSDVAASQNQVAYEQASDQSFNNSLANTVETDTEGITSNVSDSSNSINESQNTTSTAVIQTPTNNIVSLADSSSSNDNGSNSILSSSNAADSVDSAAVSQSSTSSSVILSESSAIDSGIGSTSQSSEMNLAGNSSTNASSAAVASFTAILATNSSMVLPILTQALATTAPATTSGSATLNTTLGDLVNQAISTVGISGLENIFSTLGTFNIPGMTTAASALNGVEQIVNIVGNIQEAAANPGAFLLNGMKSAGLDVSQIPLVGGQIAASFNAIPSMSPAAMLTFLENPTIPGLSSIPGASLVLSPVLSAISTVTSGIVNQLNTTTSNALGGVNFDLDTLVSLQGNDLVNYLAGLVVNSAINRVGQIAWSQLSPTISNIPLVGTTVNNVLSPILNNLTGASLGEVANLTGVSSLLDQVNNSLGNLASLGSTALATIENTLQNSLNSLGKLPAGASNILNQVLDQLQNAINNIVVSATGIVNNLPGLGAIENGLSNTISQIQNNINNFVNNALNGITTIINSLTPSVGASTVNPNSSANSSQSSSSASSSSSAASSSTSSSNVSSNTSSNSSEANTSSSTSNASSSSSSSEGSSASSSNSSEGSATSSSSVDSSQSSSAGVNGSSSSSEGSSISSSNSSESSIASSSSVDSSQSSSAGVNGSSSSSEGSSASSSNSSESSIASSSSVGSSQSSSTGVSSSSSSAEGSSASSSNSSESSIASSSSVGSSQSSSTGVSSSSSSAEGSSASSSNSSESSVASSSSVDSSQSSSAGVNSSSSSAEGSSASSSNSSESSVASSSSVDSSQSSSAGVNGSSSSSESSSASSSNSSEGSVASSSSVDSSQSSSAGVNSSSSSSEGSSASSSNSSESSIASSSSVDSSQSSSAGVNSSSSSSEGSSASSSNSIESSVASSSSVDSSQSSSAGVNSSSSSSEGSSASSSNSSESSIGSSSSVDSSQSSSAGVNSSSSSSEGSSASSLSSSESSMTSSGGTSDSNSNTGQTSTTSSSSENSSHSSLSSNESSSASLTSSESSGSTTSSSMLTNPNLQSNDKNGSSLTSNSSYTSKVKLNNLSHSNLSSNEAKVSTLISKVSSSPSLSSSLSAMSLQLVPTVTKEELPKTGADDDLSLVLAELGLGLVATLTIGKVKYKKRF, from the coding sequence ATGATAAAAATACGGCCAGAAGTGACTACTGTTACCTCCAAGTCTCATTTTCGAACTTGGAAATCAGGGAAAAGTTGGTTATTTGCTACTTCAGCATTAGCTATAATTATCGTTTCAGGAACGATTACTGACCAAAATGTAAAAGCGGACACAGCAATTGATGGTAGTCAGCAAATTAGTGGTATTACTGAGGTAACAAGTTATTCAGCACTAGCTTCATCGACAAATAGTGATGTAGCTGCTAGTCAAAATCAAGTTGCTTATGAACAAGCTAGTGACCAAAGTTTTAATAATTCACTGGCTAACACAGTAGAAACTGATACTGAGGGAATAACTTCAAATGTGTCAGATAGTAGCAATTCAATTAATGAAAGTCAAAATACGACAAGTACAGCGGTTATTCAAACTCCTACAAACAATATCGTATCGCTTGCAGATTCAAGCTCATCAAATGATAATGGCAGCAATTCTATATTAAGTTCTTCTAATGCTGCAGACAGCGTTGATTCGGCAGCTGTCTCTCAAAGTTCAACAAGTTCATCAGTAATTTTGAGTGAAAGTTCAGCAATTGATAGTGGTATTGGATCAACTTCTCAAAGTTCGGAAATGAATCTTGCGGGAAATAGTAGTACTAATGCTTCAAGTGCTGCTGTCGCTTCTTTTACGGCTATTCTAGCGACTAATTCGTCTATGGTACTACCAATACTTACTCAGGCACTAGCTACAACAGCGCCTGCTACAACAAGTGGTTCAGCTACTCTTAACACAACACTCGGAGATCTTGTAAATCAAGCAATTTCGACAGTAGGAATTAGTGGTTTAGAAAATATTTTTAGCACACTTGGAACTTTTAATATTCCAGGAATGACTACAGCCGCGTCAGCTCTTAATGGTGTTGAACAAATCGTCAATATTGTTGGAAATATCCAGGAAGCAGCTGCTAATCCTGGAGCCTTTCTATTAAATGGAATGAAATCTGCAGGTTTAGATGTTAGCCAAATTCCATTAGTTGGAGGGCAAATTGCGGCGTCATTTAATGCTATCCCATCAATGAGCCCTGCTGCTATGCTTACTTTTCTTGAAAATCCAACAATTCCAGGACTTTCAAGTATTCCGGGGGCAAGTCTAGTACTAAGCCCAGTACTTAGCGCAATAAGTACTGTAACAAGTGGGATTGTTAATCAACTTAATACGACAACTTCCAATGCCTTGGGTGGTGTTAATTTTGATTTAGACACACTTGTCTCTCTTCAAGGAAATGATCTTGTCAACTACTTGGCTGGTTTAGTAGTTAATTCAGCGATTAATCGAGTAGGTCAAATTGCTTGGAGTCAATTATCTCCAACTATTAGTAATATTCCTCTTGTAGGTACTACAGTTAATAATGTTTTAAGCCCAATATTAAATAATCTTACTGGTGCATCTTTGGGTGAAGTTGCGAATTTAACGGGAGTTTCCAGCCTTCTTGACCAAGTAAATAATAGTTTGGGTAATCTTGCAAGCCTTGGTTCAACAGCCTTAGCCACGATTGAGAACACGCTCCAAAATAGTCTAAACTCACTTGGTAAGCTTCCTGCTGGTGCTTCGAATATTCTTAACCAAGTGCTCGATCAGTTGCAAAATGCTATCAATAATATTGTTGTAAGTGCGACGGGGATTGTAAATAATTTACCAGGTCTTGGAGCTATCGAAAATGGTCTTTCGAACACTATTAGTCAAATACAAAATAATATTAATAATTTCGTTAATAATGCACTTAATGGAATAACGACAATTATCAATTCTTTAACTCCAAGTGTTGGTGCTTCAACAGTTAATCCAAATTCTAGTGCTAATAGTAGCCAATCAAGCAGTAGTGCCAGTTCTTCATCAAGTGCAGCTAGTAGTTCAACTTCATCTTCAAATGTATCAAGCAACACGAGTTCTAATTCTAGTGAAGCAAATACTTCAAGTTCGACTTCTAATGCTTCAAGTTCAAGCTCAAGCTCAGAGGGTTCAAGTGCTTCAAGTTCAAATTCCAGTGAAGGTAGTGCCACAAGTTCATCCTCGGTAGACTCAAGTCAATCGAGTTCAGCCGGGGTAAATGGCTCAAGTTCAAGCTCAGAGGGTTCAAGCATTTCGAGTTCAAATTCCAGTGAAAGTAGTATTGCTAGTTCATCTTCGGTAGACTCAAGTCAGTCAAGTTCAGCTGGAGTAAATGGCTCAAGTTCAAGCTCAGAGGGTTCGAGTGCTTCAAGTTCAAATTCCAGCGAAAGTAGTATTGCCAGTTCATCTTCTGTGGGCTCAAGTCAGTCAAGTTCTACTGGGGTAAGTAGCTCAAGTTCAAGCGCAGAAGGTTCAAGTGCTTCAAGTTCAAATTCCAGCGAAAGTAGTATTGCCAGTTCATCTTCGGTGGGCTCAAGTCAGTCAAGTTCTACTGGGGTAAGTAGCTCAAGTTCAAGCGCAGAAGGTTCAAGTGCTTCAAGTTCAAATTCCAGTGAAAGTAGTGTTGCCAGTTCATCTTCGGTAGACTCGAGTCAGTCAAGTTCAGCTGGGGTAAATAGCTCAAGTTCAAGCGCAGAAGGTTCAAGTGCTTCAAGTTCAAATTCCAGTGAAAGTAGTGTTGCCAGTTCATCTTCGGTAGACTCGAGTCAGTCAAGTTCAGCTGGAGTAAATGGCTCAAGTTCAAGCTCAGAGAGTTCAAGTGCTTCAAGTTCAAATTCCAGTGAAGGTAGTGTTGCCAGTTCATCTTCGGTGGACTCGAGTCAGTCAAGTTCAGCTGGGGTAAATAGTTCAAGTTCAAGCTCAGAAGGTTCGAGTGCTTCAAGTTCAAATTCCAGCGAAAGTAGTATTGCCAGTTCATCTTCGGTAGACTCAAGTCAGTCAAGTTCAGCTGGAGTAAATAGCTCAAGTTCAAGCTCAGAAGGTTCAAGTGCTTCAAGTTCAAATTCCATTGAAAGTAGTGTTGCCAGTTCATCTTCGGTAGACTCGAGTCAGTCAAGTTCAGCTGGGGTAAATAGCTCAAGTTCAAGCTCAGAAGGTTCAAGTGCTTCAAGTTCAAATTCCAGTGAAAGTAGTATTGGCAGTTCATCTTCGGTAGACTCAAGTCAATCGAGTTCAGCTGGAGTAAATAGCTCAAGTTCAAGCTCAGAAGGTTCAAGTGCTTCAAGCTTAAGTTCAAGCGAAAGTAGTATGACAAGTTCTGGTGGGACAAGTGATTCAAATTCAAACACTGGTCAAACTAGTACTACAAGTTCATCTTCTGAAAATTCAAGTCATTCGAGTCTGAGTTCAAATGAATCAAGTAGTGCAAGTTTGACTTCATCTGAGTCAAGTGGTTCAACAACATCTTCAAGTATGTTGACTAATCCAAATTTACAATCTAATGATAAAAATGGCTCAAGTCTAACTTCAAATAGTTCGTATACTTCAAAAGTGAAACTAAATAACTTGAGTCACTCAAATTTATCTTCAAATGAAGCAAAAGTTTCGACTTTAATTTCTAAGGTATCAAGTAGTCCAAGTCTTTCAAGTTCATTAAGCGCAATGAGCTTGCAACTTGTACCAACTGTAACGAAAGAAGAGCTTCCCAAAACAGGTGCTGATGATGATTTAAGTTTAGTATTAGCAGAATTGGGATTGGGATTAGTGGCAACGTTAACTATTGGAAAAGTTAAATATAAAAAAAGGTTTTGA
- a CDS encoding bifunctional methylenetetrahydrofolate dehydrogenase/methenyltetrahydrofolate cyclohydrolase: MNLIDGKALAAKMQAELKVKVDKLKEADNVPGLAVILVGEDPASQIYVRNKARQATAIGLNSSVVRLPETVSEQELLDLIEQYNQSEQWHGILVQLPLPEHISEEKVLLAIDPEKDVDGFHPMNMGRLWSGNPLMIPSTPAGIMEMFREYDVELSGKRAVVIGRSNIVGKPMAQLLMMADATVTIAHSKTENLRELTKEADILVVAIGRDRMIKAEDVKKGAVVIDVGMNRDEDGKLHGDVDFDEVKDVASLITPVPGGVGPMTITMLMEQTVRAASRKMNENK; this comes from the coding sequence ATGAACTTGATAGATGGAAAAGCACTTGCTGCTAAAATGCAAGCTGAGTTGAAAGTTAAAGTCGATAAATTAAAAGAAGCGGACAATGTTCCAGGTCTTGCCGTTATTCTTGTGGGCGAAGATCCTGCGAGTCAAATTTATGTCCGAAATAAAGCACGACAAGCCACAGCAATTGGTTTAAATTCTAGTGTGGTTCGTCTACCAGAAACTGTGTCAGAACAAGAACTGTTAGATTTAATTGAACAGTATAACCAGTCAGAACAATGGCATGGTATTTTGGTACAATTGCCATTGCCAGAACATATTTCTGAAGAAAAGGTTTTACTAGCTATTGATCCAGAAAAAGATGTGGATGGTTTTCACCCAATGAATATGGGACGTTTGTGGTCTGGAAATCCTTTGATGATTCCTTCAACTCCAGCCGGTATAATGGAAATGTTCCGAGAATATGATGTGGAACTTTCTGGTAAACGTGCAGTTGTGATTGGTCGTTCAAATATCGTCGGAAAACCAATGGCGCAATTATTAATGATGGCTGATGCTACTGTGACAATTGCTCATTCAAAAACAGAAAACTTGCGCGAATTGACTAAGGAAGCGGATATTTTGGTGGTTGCTATTGGCCGTGACCGGATGATTAAAGCTGAGGATGTCAAAAAAGGGGCAGTTGTAATTGATGTTGGGATGAACCGTGATGAAGATGGAAAACTTCATGGCGATGTTGATTTTGATGAAGTAAAAGATGTTGCAAGTTTGATTACTCCCGTTCCTGGTGGAGTTGGTCCGATGACGATTACAATGCTTATGGAACAGACAGTTCGTGCAGCAAGTAGAAAAATGAATGAAAATAAATAG
- the xseA gene encoding exodeoxyribonuclease VII large subunit — protein MTEYLSVSTLTKYLKAKFDRDPYLERVYLTGEISNFRRRPNHQYFALKDEGAVIQATMWAGQFRKLDFELEEGMKVLAVGRISIYPPSGSYSINIESLVPDGVGALAVKFEQLKKKLTAEGLFEQRWKQTLPQFSKKIAVVTSPSGAVIRDIITTVQRRFPMSQIVLYPTKVQGQGSAEEIAGNIRRANQRGDFDVMIIGRGGGSIEDLWGFNEEIVVRAIFESRIPIISSVGHETDVTLADFVADSRAATPTAAAELATPNTKVDLINWANEQEKRLFNRLTHLIKIRRERVDKLSQSIVFRQPERLYDGHLQKLDRLCERLSVLTENKVANMKHRYELSAGKLIPTYGKIVEAKKNKTEQLYQSLLLLDISKIKARGFSLVTDEKGKIIKSVSDVKKGQTLDVELTDGKVIVEVK, from the coding sequence ATGACAGAATATTTATCAGTATCAACCTTAACAAAATATTTAAAAGCGAAATTTGACCGTGATCCATATCTTGAACGGGTTTATTTGACAGGAGAAATTTCAAATTTTAGAAGAAGACCAAATCATCAATATTTTGCACTTAAAGATGAGGGCGCTGTGATTCAAGCTACGATGTGGGCGGGACAATTTCGCAAATTAGACTTTGAATTAGAAGAGGGGATGAAAGTTTTGGCTGTCGGTCGAATCAGTATTTATCCACCTTCTGGCTCTTATTCTATAAATATTGAAAGTTTAGTTCCAGATGGCGTTGGAGCTCTTGCGGTTAAGTTTGAACAGTTGAAGAAAAAGCTGACTGCTGAAGGGCTATTTGAACAACGTTGGAAACAAACTTTGCCACAATTTTCTAAGAAAATAGCTGTGGTAACTAGCCCGTCAGGAGCGGTCATTCGGGATATTATTACGACGGTTCAACGTCGTTTTCCGATGAGTCAAATCGTTCTTTATCCGACAAAAGTTCAAGGACAAGGTTCGGCTGAAGAAATTGCTGGAAATATCCGTCGAGCTAATCAACGTGGTGATTTTGATGTCATGATTATTGGTCGTGGTGGTGGGTCTATCGAAGATTTATGGGGATTTAATGAAGAAATTGTGGTTCGAGCAATTTTTGAATCACGTATTCCAATTATTTCATCGGTTGGACATGAAACAGATGTGACTTTAGCTGATTTTGTTGCTGATAGTCGTGCAGCGACTCCAACAGCGGCAGCCGAATTAGCAACACCAAATACGAAGGTTGATTTAATAAATTGGGCGAATGAGCAGGAAAAACGACTTTTTAACCGCTTAACACATTTAATTAAAATAAGGCGTGAACGAGTAGATAAATTAAGCCAGTCAATCGTTTTTAGACAGCCAGAACGCTTGTACGATGGACACTTACAAAAACTTGACCGTCTGTGTGAACGTTTGTCAGTGCTGACGGAAAATAAAGTTGCAAATATGAAACACCGTTATGAGCTGTCAGCTGGGAAATTAATTCCGACTTACGGAAAGATAGTTGAAGCTAAAAAGAATAAGACGGAGCAACTTTATCAGTCTTTACTTTTATTAGATATCTCGAAAATAAAAGCGCGTGGTTTTTCCCTCGTTACTGACGAAAAGGGAAAGATTATTAAATCCGTAAGTGATGTGAAAAAAGGTCAGACTTTAGATGTTGAATTGACTGACGGAAAAGTAATAGTGGAGGTAAAATAA
- a CDS encoding exodeoxyribonuclease VII small subunit: MATKKEDVKFEDNLAELENIVRKLESGDVALEDAIAEFQKGMKISETLKKTLNEAEETLVKIVGKNDQESDFSPEQKDY; encoded by the coding sequence ATGGCAACCAAAAAAGAAGATGTAAAATTTGAAGATAATTTGGCAGAGTTAGAAAATATTGTTCGTAAGTTGGAATCTGGTGATGTAGCGTTGGAAGATGCTATTGCTGAATTTCAAAAAGGAATGAAAATTTCGGAAACTTTGAAAAAAACACTCAATGAAGCGGAAGAAACATTAGTAAAAATAGTTGGAAAAAATGATCAGGAGAGTGATTTCTCTCCGGAACAGAAAGACTATTAA
- a CDS encoding glycerate kinase, whose translation MKKKFVLAPDSFKESLSALEVCQAMEKGIKKVFPKAEIISMPMADGGEGTTDALIDATGGRRVYKKVQGSFANTNVEAYFGILGNSNTAVIEMAKANGLELVALEDRNPLITSTYGTGQLIKAAMDEGVDKIIIGIGGSATNDGGSGMARALGARFLNKDQEEIPLGGAFLKEVRTIDMSDFDPRVDEIEILIATDVTNPLTGNNGASYVFGPQKGATEEMVKILDENLKHYAEIVHNDLGINVKNKPGSGAAGGLGAGLLAFTNAKMQLGIELVAQTIYLEDKIKETDYVFTGEGGMNYQTKFGKAPYGVCKIAKKYKKPCFALAGYIGDGAEVLYDEGMTAIFGVLSQAQSLSDALADGAKNVERTSENITRVLAMNEQKAHL comes from the coding sequence ATGAAGAAAAAATTTGTATTAGCGCCAGATTCTTTCAAAGAAAGTTTGAGTGCGCTGGAAGTTTGTCAAGCAATGGAAAAAGGAATTAAAAAAGTTTTTCCTAAAGCTGAAATAATTTCTATGCCAATGGCTGACGGTGGTGAGGGGACAACAGATGCTTTGATTGATGCAACGGGTGGACGACGGGTATATAAAAAAGTACAAGGTTCATTTGCAAATACAAATGTAGAGGCCTATTTTGGTATTTTGGGAAACTCAAATACGGCGGTCATTGAGATGGCAAAGGCAAATGGTCTGGAATTGGTTGCTTTGGAAGATAGAAATCCATTGATTACATCAACCTATGGAACAGGGCAATTAATTAAGGCTGCAATGGATGAAGGAGTAGATAAAATCATCATTGGCATTGGTGGAAGTGCGACTAATGATGGTGGCTCTGGAATGGCTCGTGCTTTGGGAGCTAGGTTTTTAAATAAGGACCAAGAAGAAATTCCACTTGGTGGAGCTTTCCTTAAAGAAGTCAGAACAATTGATATGAGTGATTTTGACCCAAGAGTAGATGAAATTGAAATATTAATTGCTACTGATGTCACCAATCCTTTAACCGGAAATAATGGCGCTTCTTATGTTTTTGGACCACAAAAGGGAGCAACTGAGGAAATGGTCAAAATATTGGATGAAAACTTGAAGCATTATGCAGAAATTGTTCATAATGATCTGGGAATAAATGTTAAAAATAAACCGGGATCCGGCGCAGCAGGTGGTTTGGGAGCAGGTTTGCTTGCTTTTACCAATGCAAAAATGCAATTAGGAATTGAGCTTGTTGCACAAACAATATACTTAGAAGATAAAATTAAAGAAACTGATTATGTATTTACAGGTGAAGGTGGAATGAATTATCAGACAAAATTTGGTAAAGCACCTTATGGCGTCTGTAAAATTGCTAAAAAATACAAGAAACCTTGCTTTGCTTTGGCAGGATATATTGGGGATGGAGCAGAGGTTCTTTATGACGAAGGAATGACCGCTATTTTTGGTGTTTTGAGTCAAGCACAATCTTTGTCAGATGCCTTGGCTGACGGCGCAAAGAACGTTGAGCGAACGAGTGAAAATATTACAAGAGTATTAGCAATGAATGAGCAAAAGGCTCACTTATAA
- a CDS encoding TlyA family RNA methyltransferase, translating to MKERIDVLATNQGLFETREQAKRGVMAGLVVDSKSGERYDKPGQKIDDGTELRLKGEKLRYVSRGGLKLEKALKEFHLEINGKTCLDIGSSTGGFTDVMLQNGAKLVYALDVGTNQLAWKIRSDERVVVMEQFNFRNAVLADFEQGRPSFTSIDVSFISLDLILPPLYEILEENGEVAALIKPQFEAGREQVGKNGIIRDPKVHQMTIEKVLKTATQLGFSVKGLTFSPIKGGAGNVEFLVHLLKDGKAEIAQQVNIESVLQKESEEL from the coding sequence ATGAAAGAAAGAATTGACGTACTTGCCACGAATCAAGGTTTGTTTGAAACACGAGAGCAGGCCAAAAGAGGAGTAATGGCTGGTCTAGTTGTTGATAGTAAATCAGGAGAGCGTTACGATAAACCTGGTCAGAAAATTGATGATGGAACAGAACTTCGTCTTAAAGGTGAAAAGTTAAGATATGTTAGTCGAGGAGGGTTAAAATTAGAAAAGGCTCTTAAAGAATTCCATTTAGAAATTAATGGAAAAACTTGTCTTGATATTGGTTCTTCAACTGGTGGTTTTACTGATGTAATGCTTCAAAATGGTGCCAAATTAGTCTATGCTTTAGATGTTGGAACCAATCAATTGGCTTGGAAAATTCGTTCAGATGAACGCGTTGTCGTTATGGAACAATTTAATTTCCGAAATGCTGTTTTAGCTGACTTTGAACAAGGAAGACCGTCATTTACTAGTATAGATGTTAGTTTTATTTCTTTAGATTTAATTCTACCGCCACTTTATGAAATTTTGGAAGAAAATGGCGAAGTAGCAGCTCTTATTAAACCGCAGTTTGAAGCGGGACGTGAACAAGTCGGAAAAAATGGAATTATTCGTGACCCTAAAGTTCACCAAATGACTATTGAAAAAGTTTTAAAAACAGCCACTCAACTTGGTTTTTCAGTAAAAGGTTTGACCTTTTCGCCAATCAAGGGTGGGGCTGGAAACGTTGAATTTCTTGTCCATTTACTTAAAGATGGAAAAGCAGAAATTGCTCAGCAGGTTAATATTGAATCAGTTTTACAAAAAGAAAGTGAAGAACTATGA